The Kluyvera intermedia genome includes the window ACACCACTTCTTTACTGGTATCCGTTTCACCGCCAGTCATCTTCATAATCAGGCGGATCATGAAGCGGTCAAACCATCCGTATCGCGGATAACGCAATGCTCCAGCGAATACTGCGCTGGTATCTGGATGCCACGGAGAACGCAACAGAAACTTGCGGGTATAGCTATTAGTCTGCGGAGAACGCTTCTCTGGTTTACGGGCCACCAGATTTACCGAGAAGAATGCACTTGGCACCGCCTGCAATGCCGTCGCGTACTTTTTCACAAAGCGATCAAGAGCAGGATGGAAATGACCGTAGCGAATAGAAGCACCAATGATGACCCGGTCGTACAGCTGCCACTCAATATTATCTGTACGGTTCAGATCAACCATCGCCGTATCCACCCCCAGTTCATGCAACTGTGAGCAAAGGTAGGCGGCAATTTCGCGCGTCTGCCCATCACGGGTAGAAAAGAGCATTAATGTTTTCAACGCTAACTCCTGTTATTCGCGCCAGAATGTTGGGGTAAACAGCACCAGCAGCGTAAAGACTTCAAGACGACCAAACAGCATATTCGCGATAAGGATCCACTTCGCCACCGGATTCATGCTGGCAAAGTTATCCGCCACCACACCCAGTCCAGGGCCAAGGTTGTTTAACGTTGCGACAACTGAGGCAAATGCCGAGAAGTCATCCACACCGGTAGCGATGATTGCCAGCATGCTTATAATGAAGACCAGTGCATAGGCCGAGAAGAAGCCCCACACCGCTTCAAGAATACGTTCAGGTAGCGCACGATTACCCAGCTTAATGCTGTATACCGCATTCGGGTGGACGAGACGTTTGAGTTCACGGTTCCCCTGTTTAAACAGCAGCAGGATACGAATGACCTTCAATCCCCCACCAGTTGAACCGGCGCAACCACCGATAAATGCGGAGCACAGTAACAGCACCGGCAAGAATAAAGGCCAACGTGCAATACTGTCGGTGGTGAAACCCGCCGTCGTCGCCATCGAAACAACCTGGAAGAAAGCCTGGTTTAGCGTCGTCACCGCCGACGCGTAAATATCGTGGAACCACAACACCAACGTACAGATAACCACCAGCGTGAGCTGCACGCCGATAAACATACGGAATTCCGGGTCACGCCAGTAGACCTTCAGGCTACGTCCACTGAGCAAAGAGAAGTGCAGACCATAGTTACATCCTGAGATCAGCAGGAAGATAGCAATGATGGTGTTGATGGTTGGACTATTAAAGAAGCCGACGCTGGCGTCATGCGTTGAGAAGCCGCCGATAGCAATCGTTGCAAAGCTGTGGCCGATGGCGTCGAACGCTGGCATTCCAGCAAACCATAAAGCCAATGCACACGCGACCGTCAGCAAGACATAAATAAGCCACAGCGTTTTTGCCGTTTCAGCGATACGCGGACGCATCTTGTTGTCTTTTAGCGGGCCGGGCATTTCCGCCCGATAAAGCTGCATTCCCCCTACGCCGAGGATAGGCAGAATCGCCACGGCAAGCACGATGATCCCCATCCCGCCAAACCACTGCAGCATCTGTCTATAAAAGAGGATCGCGTGAGGCAATGAGTCCAGCCCCACCAATGTTGTCGCCCCGGTGGTCGTTAACCCCGAAAACGATTCAAAAAACGCATCGGTCACCGTCAGGTTAGGTTGCTCAGAGAAGATAAAGGGCAGCGCACCCACGCTCCCCAGCACCGTCCAGAACAACACAACAATCAAAAATCCTTCACGGGATTTCAACTCACCCTTCTCACGGCGGTTTGGCCACCATAGCAGCGAGCCAATCGCCAGCGCAACGAAAAAGGTTTGAGTAAATGCGCGCCCGGCGCCATCGCGGTAAATCAAAGCCACCAGGCCCGGCAGGATCATTGTCCCCGAGAATAAGATGACCAGAAGTCCAACAATTCGAGTAATGGCACGAAAATGCATTTCCGGCGCGTCCTTTGATATTCAAAAAAATTCAGGAGGGGATTATTCGTCAATCGCTAACAAATGCAATGAACCACGGCTAAAATCTGCCAGTCTTGCTGAAAATTCAGGCACTTTTGCCTTAGGAAGCGCCACTCGAAGTTGCACCGATGCCTGATAGTCGCTGGAAACGATTTGTCCCGCATACTGCCCGACGAGCGTTTCAATACCCGCAAGCTGACCGTATTCACATAAAAGAGTATATTCGGTTAACGGCGTTTTGAGCTGCGTGATCAGCAGATTCAGTGCCTGCTGTACTCCGCCACCATAGGCTTTGACCAGCCCGCCAGTTCCCAACAAGATCCCGCCGTAGTAGCGCACGACTACGGCGGTAATTTCACCCACACCGCTCCCCATCAACTGAGCAAGCATGGGTTTCCCGGCCGTACCTGCCGGTTCACCATCATCAGAGAAACCAAGTTGCTGTGAGTCATCAGGTCTGCC containing:
- the trkH gene encoding Trk system potassium transporter TrkH, which encodes MHFRAITRIVGLLVILFSGTMILPGLVALIYRDGAGRAFTQTFFVALAIGSLLWWPNRREKGELKSREGFLIVVLFWTVLGSVGALPFIFSEQPNLTVTDAFFESFSGLTTTGATTLVGLDSLPHAILFYRQMLQWFGGMGIIVLAVAILPILGVGGMQLYRAEMPGPLKDNKMRPRIAETAKTLWLIYVLLTVACALALWFAGMPAFDAIGHSFATIAIGGFSTHDASVGFFNSPTINTIIAIFLLISGCNYGLHFSLLSGRSLKVYWRDPEFRMFIGVQLTLVVICTLVLWFHDIYASAVTTLNQAFFQVVSMATTAGFTTDSIARWPLFLPVLLLCSAFIGGCAGSTGGGLKVIRILLLFKQGNRELKRLVHPNAVYSIKLGNRALPERILEAVWGFFSAYALVFIISMLAIIATGVDDFSAFASVVATLNNLGPGLGVVADNFASMNPVAKWILIANMLFGRLEVFTLLVLFTPTFWRE
- the hemG gene encoding menaquinone-dependent protoporphyrinogen IX dehydrogenase; translated protein: MKTLMLFSTRDGQTREIAAYLCSQLHELGVDTAMVDLNRTDNIEWQLYDRVIIGASIRYGHFHPALDRFVKKYATALQAVPSAFFSVNLVARKPEKRSPQTNSYTRKFLLRSPWHPDTSAVFAGALRYPRYGWFDRFMIRLIMKMTGGETDTSKEVVYTDWEQVAGFAKEIAQLSRK
- a CDS encoding IMPACT family protein, which produces MDSWRIPAEPVTFVEEIKKSRFITLLAHTDGVDAAKAFVESVRAEHPDARHHCVAWVAGRPDDSQQLGFSDDGEPAGTAGKPMLAQLMGSGVGEITAVVVRYYGGILLGTGGLVKAYGGGVQQALNLLITQLKTPLTEYTLLCEYGQLAGIETLVGQYAGQIVSSDYQASVQLRVALPKAKVPEFSARLADFSRGSLHLLAIDE